GATCTACACCCTTAACCTCGTCTGCAGCGTCAGATTTGTATAAGATACAGCCCCTCTCCCCGCGTCACCCGGTCACTGAGCGTGTCGAAGTGCCGCGTCTCAAAAAAGCTCCCCCTGCTCACCTTCACCAATGTCCTAATACTTCTGGCTATTGCTATACCTAGCTACTTCGTAGTGGGCGTATCGATCTTAAGCACATTGCGATCGCGCGCCGCCAGAGTTTTGAACTCAGATGCACCTATTGCGCGCAATTGCCGCACGAGTTGCAAATTCAACAATGCCAACACGCCAAAATTCGCCAAGAGTGCCATTGCTATGGTTGAGGTTGCGGCATATTGTAAACCTGCCCAGGGAATGGTGGAAAAGAGGAACCAGGTAGGATATTCGCGGGGATTGACTCCTAGGGTTCCGAAAGCAAGTCCCGGTAAAATCAGAAACGCTGCAACGACTCCTACTGCCCAAATTGCCGGCTGTTTGACGCGCATCATCAGGATTAATTGCGCAAGGGTTGCAACGATCGAGACTAAAGAAATAAAGAACGCGATCGCGAAGAAAAACTGGAGTTTATTGAGATTGAAGATGAGTTGAATATCTTCTGTGGGTAAGAATAATGCCCAAACTGCAAAGGGAATACACGCGATCGCGAGGTTAATTGCCATTGCAATAACAATCGGGCTATTTTCATGCTCGATTAAATCCAAGACCAATTTATTCTTCCAAAAACTGGGGCGCTGTTGGTGCGATTCCCGGCGATAGCGCATCCAATCTTGGACGGCTTGGCGGTGGGGTGCAAGGAGCGCGATCGCGCCGAGCAAAAATAGAACGTTAACAACAATAAACCAGCCAATATTCTCTTCAACAATCCCAACATCTGCTTCGCTGACCAACAATCCCAATTGAACGACTTCCATGCAAATCAACAGCCAATAACTCTGTCGCTTGCTCAACAGCGTTGCGTGGGGATGGCGGAATCGGCGATTGAGGGCTTGCCAAATCCATCCCGTCCACAAAATGTAATTCAATAGGGCAAAAATGACTAAACTCAATCCTGCCAAACTAATGGGGAGATTAAACCATTCCAAATGGAAGGCGTTATCCAAACCGGATGGAAGATCGATCCTGCTTGAATAATAGATCTTGCCATGCATCTCGCCAGAACTGTGCGTATTGACAATTGGTGCAATCCAATGACCTAAGATGCTAAACGGCGCAAAGAGTTTAACCCAGGTGAAGAAATTAGTCCGTGCATAGCTATTGAGTCCAAAGACGAGAAAGAGTAAGAGCGCACCGCCACCCAACCAGGGTTTAAATCCGCCAACACCCAAACGAATTAAGCCCAATCCCAGCGCAGCACTGAAGAAAAAGGCGCAGCTTGCTGCAAAAATAGCCCAAAAGCTCAACATCGCGGCGAGGGGTATTTGTGCGGAAAGTCCTAAGAAGATATAGAGAGGCAGAGCAAACGCGATCGCGAGATAAACTAAGCTGGGGACTCCGAGAATTTTACCCACAAGAATGGATTGCGTGGATTGGGGACTGAGGCGCACGAAATTCAGAGTATCGCGCCGTTCTTCTTTCCCTAAATCGTCAATCAGGAGATAGGTTCCCACAACGAGCAGAACAAAAACCATCCCCACACTGAGCCACACAAAGCTTTGCAGATAGAAATCGTTCCACCATCTTTGAATATCAATAGCATCGGCAGGACAAGCGATATCGTACAGATCCTGGGGCAGTTTTTGGATTTGACCCTTTACCCGTTCGATGTTGTCCTTCAGTTGAGCGATTCTGGCAGGATCGAAGTGTTCGGAACTGCTGTAGTGGCGAAATTGCGCTTGGAGTTGTTCGTACTGTTCTTGATGTTGAGTTCTTTGCTGGGTAAAAGTATCCCGCAAGCGACAATATGCTTGATCTGCTCCATAGTTGGGTTGATAAAGGCGATTCAGACCGCTCAAACGACCAAATATAATCAGCAGTTGCCCGAAGAGGGAAAGCGCGATCGCGATCGCGGCATTACGCGGTTTGAGGCGACCTTTCAGTTCTCGAAACAGTTGGGGATTGGAATCCCCAAGGCGATCTAATACATTGAGTCCCATGAATAATCGTCTCCTCATTCTGCAAACTGAAGGGGTTTAAAAATAGGTTTTGCTGGCTCGGTAGAATATATATTTGACGCGGTAGAAATAATGCTGTTCCCGGGAAAGCGTGGAGTTCGCGAGCCGTCTGATTGTTCTACAAAAGCATTTGACTGATTTTCGGAAAAAATTTACCCGATCTATTGGAATTCGTCTTCCCATTAGCGCGATACAGTATTGATGTGACCCAAAACCCTCAATTACAAAGATGTGGAATCAAATTGCGACCCAAATCGCTCAAACCACAGGAAAACCTTTTGAAATAACCGATCGCCGTTCTGTTAGTGGCGGGTGCATCAATCAAGGGTATTCCATTACCGATGGCGAACAAACTTACTTTGTCAAAACCAACGAAGCCTCGCAAATTGAGATGTTTGAAGCGGAGGCGTTGGGGTTAAAACAAATGCATCAAACCCAGACGATTCGGGTTCCCCAACCCATTTGCTGCGGAGTTCGCGATCGCGCGAGTTTTATTGCAATGGAATGGCTGGAATTCGGTCGCGGTGACAGTCAATCTTGGGAAGCGATGGGACGCAATCTCGCCGCACTCCACAAAACGGTAGGTTCCGATCGCTTTGGCTGGGATCGCAACAACACCATCGGTTCCACCCCACAAATCAATACTTGGACATCGGATTGGAGCGAGTTCTTTGCCGAACACCGTATCGGTTACCAATTGCGTTTAGCCAAGCGACGGGGCGGTTCTTTTCCCGATATCTCAAAAGTTGTCGCCGCCGTTCGGGACATCCTTGCTGACTGGCAACCCCAACCTTCCCTCGTTCACGGGGATTTGTGGTCGGGAAATGCCGCTTGTACCACAGACGGCGAACCCGTCATCCTAGACCCTGCAACCTATTGGGGCGATCGCGAAACCGATATTGCCATGACCGAACTCTTCGGCGGCTTCCCCGCAGCTTTTTATCGCGGCTATAACCAAGCATGGCAGTTGGATGGCGGCTACAAAGAGCGCAAAACCCCCTACAACCTCTATCACATTCTCAATCACTTCAACCTTTTCGGTGGCGGGTATGGTTCTCAAGCCAGTCGCGCGATCGATAGTTTGCTGCGCTGATAGACGTGGAGAACTGACTTAACTTTTCCCCTTCTGCCTCCTGCCCTCTGCCCTCTGCTTTCACAATGACCACAACTCTACTCATCCAAACCCCAACAACGCCTTTAACAGTTTCGCTGCCCGCGATCGCGCCCATGACTCGCGAGGAGTTCTATGCCTTTTGTCAAGCCAATCGCGAGCTTCGGATCGAACGCACTGCCACTGGAGAGGTAATTGTGATGCCCCCCGCTTTTTCAGATACTGGAAACCGCAACTTTAATTTAGCCGCTCATCTCTGGGTCTGGACGGAGAAGGACGGTACGGGGCTGGGTTTCGACTCTAGTGCGGGATTCACCCTTCCCAATG
The window above is part of the Lusitaniella coriacea LEGE 07157 genome. Proteins encoded here:
- a CDS encoding ABC transporter permease, giving the protein MGLNVLDRLGDSNPQLFRELKGRLKPRNAAIAIALSLFGQLLIIFGRLSGLNRLYQPNYGADQAYCRLRDTFTQQRTQHQEQYEQLQAQFRHYSSSEHFDPARIAQLKDNIERVKGQIQKLPQDLYDIACPADAIDIQRWWNDFYLQSFVWLSVGMVFVLLVVGTYLLIDDLGKEERRDTLNFVRLSPQSTQSILVGKILGVPSLVYLAIAFALPLYIFLGLSAQIPLAAMLSFWAIFAASCAFFFSAALGLGLIRLGVGGFKPWLGGGALLLFLVFGLNSYARTNFFTWVKLFAPFSILGHWIAPIVNTHSSGEMHGKIYYSSRIDLPSGLDNAFHLEWFNLPISLAGLSLVIFALLNYILWTGWIWQALNRRFRHPHATLLSKRQSYWLLICMEVVQLGLLVSEADVGIVEENIGWFIVVNVLFLLGAIALLAPHRQAVQDWMRYRRESHQQRPSFWKNKLVLDLIEHENSPIVIAMAINLAIACIPFAVWALFLPTEDIQLIFNLNKLQFFFAIAFFISLVSIVATLAQLILMMRVKQPAIWAVGVVAAFLILPGLAFGTLGVNPREYPTWFLFSTIPWAGLQYAATSTIAMALLANFGVLALLNLQLVRQLRAIGASEFKTLAARDRNVLKIDTPTTK
- a CDS encoding fructosamine kinase family protein, translating into MWNQIATQIAQTTGKPFEITDRRSVSGGCINQGYSITDGEQTYFVKTNEASQIEMFEAEALGLKQMHQTQTIRVPQPICCGVRDRASFIAMEWLEFGRGDSQSWEAMGRNLAALHKTVGSDRFGWDRNNTIGSTPQINTWTSDWSEFFAEHRIGYQLRLAKRRGGSFPDISKVVAAVRDILADWQPQPSLVHGDLWSGNAACTTDGEPVILDPATYWGDRETDIAMTELFGGFPAAFYRGYNQAWQLDGGYKERKTPYNLYHILNHFNLFGGGYGSQASRAIDSLLR